GGGATCAACTTCCTCGACACCGCGGAAATGTACCCGGTGCCTCCCAAGGCCGATACCTATGCCACCACCGAACGCTACATCGGTCGTTACTTCAAGAGCCGTGGCGACCGCGCCGACTGGATCCTGGCCAGCAAGATCGCCGGCCCCGGCAACACCATCGACTACATCCGCGACGGCTACCTGCGCCATAACCGCAAACACATCGTCGACGCACTGGACGCCAGCCTCAAACGCCTGCAGACCGACTGGATCGACCTGTACCAGTTGCACTGGCCGGAGCGCAGCACCAACTTCTTCGGCCAATTGAGCTACAAGCACAAGGACGAAGACGACCTCACGCCGCTTGAGGAAACCCTCGAAGCGCTGGACGAACAGGTCAAGGCCGGCAAGATCCGTCACATCGGTCTGTCCAATGAAACCCCGTGGGGCACCATGAAATTCCTGGCCCTGGCCGAAGCCCGGGGCTGGACGCGCGCGGTGTCGATCCAGAACCCGTACAACCTGCTCAACCGCAGCTTTGAAGTGGGCCTGGCGGAAGTCGCGATTCGCGAACAATGCGGCCTGCTGGCCTACTCGCCCCTGGCGTTCGGCATGCTCAGCGGCAAATATGAAAACGGTGCCCGCCCGGCTAAGGCCCGCCTGACCGAATACAGCCGTTTCAGCCGCTACTTCAACCCGCAGTCGGAGGCGGCGTGCAGCCGTTATGTGGCACTGGCGCGTGAGCATGGCCTGGACCCGGCGCAGATGGCATTGGCATTTGTGACCCAGCAACCGTTCGTGACCAGCAACATTATTGGCGCAACGTCGCTGGAGCAACTGGACAGCAACATCGCCAGTGCAGATCTGAAGCTGTCGAAGGAAGTACTGGAAGGGATTGAGGCAATTCAGAAGGATCATCCGAATCCGGCGCCTTGATCGATCTGTAGACCGCTATCGGGGGCAAGTCGAATCGTCGCACCGCCCCTCCCACACTTGGAATGCATTCCAATGTGGGAGGGGGCTTGCCCCCGATGACGCATTCAAGAC
The sequence above is drawn from the Pseudomonas quebecensis genome and encodes:
- a CDS encoding NADP(H)-dependent aldo-keto reductase yields the protein MDYRQLGRTDLNVSAIALGTMTWGEQNSEAEAFAQIERAKAAGINFLDTAEMYPVPPKADTYATTERYIGRYFKSRGDRADWILASKIAGPGNTIDYIRDGYLRHNRKHIVDALDASLKRLQTDWIDLYQLHWPERSTNFFGQLSYKHKDEDDLTPLEETLEALDEQVKAGKIRHIGLSNETPWGTMKFLALAEARGWTRAVSIQNPYNLLNRSFEVGLAEVAIREQCGLLAYSPLAFGMLSGKYENGARPAKARLTEYSRFSRYFNPQSEAACSRYVALAREHGLDPAQMALAFVTQQPFVTSNIIGATSLEQLDSNIASADLKLSKEVLEGIEAIQKDHPNPAP